The proteins below come from a single Dermacentor albipictus isolate Rhodes 1998 colony chromosome 7, USDA_Dalb.pri_finalv2, whole genome shotgun sequence genomic window:
- the LOC135903509 gene encoding sterile alpha motif domain-containing protein 3-like, whose translation MASKCLVMYGASNVVVTFDEPCSRQDLLGQLAKNETFKDVDVCALGLTIFDEDFETFVEITEDSAIHNKARIKVKETNQVRIADVLEKGPPQQARPGHVYMLPTVPQDISMSIERHRAGQYFKNRRRVLQWLYHDLCLQTMYPGKLYAEAAQALIAKFPNLADSTGTGYDSWREALRFKAKYERRKLRLQEDTDDGPPPKRSVVVNNDSLATKRITRPFSVAAMEDGEDNETIDAHVVAMAKEVTKARPDFAYISDCMARTFASRRKWIGENPSVGDIVKMYPALSMSTMAQLEFHRMTTVAVTEKLEEVLAKAAQKIIMASKKKRHLQSFLQRYEETMSGISEASHYEMTLTAAICLLPSMVKERMETFICSSDPTVVHYVPTITYEGDLLETTSFSVCLEGLKIEEGSLLAAVATLLALYWAFNIVFVKKGQKTLDLLCRLIQVDSGVPATPLVRVSHSLLMQ comes from the exons ATGGCGTCGAAGTGCCTAGTTATGTACGGCGCAAGTAATGTCGTCGTGACTTTCGACGAACCCTGCAGCCGGCAGGACCTCTTAGGCCAACTTGCAAAGAATGAAACATTCAAGGATGTCGACGTCTGCGCCCTTGGCTTAACG ATCTTTGACGAGGACTTTGAGACCTTTGTTGAAATAACAGAGGACTCCGCTATCCACAATAAGGCTAGAATTAAAGTCAAGGAGACGAACCAAGTAAG GATAGCAGATGTCCTCGAAAAAGGACCACCACAACAGGCACGCCCCGGCCATGTATACATGCTGCCAACTGTGCCACAAGATATATCCATGAGCATTGAAAGACACAGGGCTGGGCAGTATTTCAAAAACAGGCGGCGGGTGCTACAATGGTTATACCACGATTTGTGTCTGCAAACAAT GTACCCTGGGAAGCTGTATGCAGAGGCAGCTCAAGCCCTCATAGCCAAGTTTCCAAACTTGGCTGACAGTACAGGGACTGGCTAT GACTCGTGGCGAGAAGCTTTAAGATTTAAAGCTAAATATGAGCGAAGAAAGCTCAGACTGCAAGAAGACACAGATGATGGCCCACCACCTAAAAGATCAGTAGTGGTCAACAATGACAGTCTTGCCACCAAAAGGATCACAAGACCATTTTCA GTTGCTGCCATGGAAGATGGAGAGGACAATGAAACAATTGATGCTCATGTTGTAGCCATGGCTAAAGAAGTTACAAAGGCCCGGCCTGATTTCGCTTACATTTCCGACTGCATGGCAAGAACATTCGCTAGTAGAAGGAAATGGATTGGGGAAAACCCATCAGTGGGAGACATTGTGAAGATGTATCCCGCTCTTTCCATGAGCACAATG gctCAGCTGGAGTTCCATCGAATGACAACAGTGGCAGTTACGGAGAAATTAGAAGAAGTTCTAGCAAAAGCTGCACAAAAAATCATCATGGCATCTAAGAAGAAGCGACACCTTCAGAGCTTCCTCCAAAGATACGAGGAAACCATGAGCGGCATCTCAGAGGCCTCACACTATG AGATGACACTTACAGCAGCAATTTGCCTTCTTCCCAGCATGGTGAAGGAGCGAATGGAAACGTTCATTTGCTCTTCT GACCCCACAGTTGTGCACTATGTGCCCACTATTACATATGAAGGTGATTTGTTGGAAACAACATCATTTTCTGTGTGCCTCGAAGGGCTCAAAATTGAAGAAGGAAGTTTGCTGGCTGCAGTAGCCACGCTGCTGGCTCTATACTGGGCTTTCAATATTGTGTTTGTGAAAAAAGGCCAGAAGACACTAGATTTACTGTGCCGCCTAATTCAGGTGGATAGTGGTGTCCCTGCGACACCACTCGTCCGTGTATCGCACAGTCTTTTGATGCAATAA